A stretch of the Bacillus anthracis str. Vollum genome encodes the following:
- a CDS encoding GNAT family N-acetyltransferase yields the protein MQNLVIEEIKQIKDDVEELSNLLKTVVDDGASIGFLPPLEQKESIKYWQTVIVPEVILYVAKINNQLAGSIQLHLVTKPNGIHRAEICKLMTHPNFRRNGIGRLLMQKAEERAKQENRSLLVLDTREGDPSNRLYKSLDYQEVGKIPEYAISPNGNLDATVIYYKFL from the coding sequence ATGCAAAATTTAGTAATTGAAGAGATTAAGCAAATAAAAGATGATGTGGAAGAGCTTTCTAACCTTTTGAAAACGGTTGTAGATGATGGAGCGTCAATTGGTTTTTTACCTCCACTGGAACAAAAAGAATCAATAAAGTATTGGCAAACTGTTATAGTGCCAGAAGTGATCTTATATGTCGCTAAAATAAACAATCAATTGGCAGGGAGTATTCAATTACATTTAGTTACAAAGCCTAACGGAATTCATAGAGCCGAGATTTGTAAGTTAATGACTCATCCAAACTTTAGACGTAATGGTATTGGACGTTTACTTATGCAAAAAGCAGAGGAACGAGCGAAGCAAGAAAATAGGTCTCTTTTAGTGCTAGATACGAGAGAAGGAGACCCTTCCAACAGATTGTATAAATCATTAGACTATCAAGAAGTTGGAAAAATACCAGAATACGCAATATCTCCAAATGGTAATTTAGATGCCACAGTTATTTATTATAAATTTTTATAA
- a CDS encoding carboxymuconolactone decarboxylase, with translation MGYIAFLSSHTTIGTDNLNGGNNNMEHEQHHSSVNDVLHHYKEGIGSFTNQIPEIAETYNAFTQACFQEGTLTKREKQLIALGISLATQDEYCTIYHTKGCLDQGCSDKEILEACGVSAAFAGGAAMSQAVTLVQECLTELKNQKH, from the coding sequence GTGGGGTATATTGCCTTCCTTTCATCACATACTACAATAGGTACAGATAATTTGAATGGAGGGAATAATAATATGGAACACGAACAACATCATAGTTCAGTAAATGACGTTCTACATCATTATAAAGAAGGAATCGGTAGTTTTACAAACCAAATTCCTGAAATTGCTGAAACATATAATGCATTCACGCAAGCTTGTTTTCAAGAGGGCACTTTAACAAAAAGGGAAAAACAACTTATCGCATTAGGAATTAGTTTAGCAACGCAAGATGAATATTGTACCATTTATCATACAAAAGGTTGTCTTGATCAAGGGTGTTCAGATAAGGAAATTCTAGAAGCATGCGGTGTTTCAGCAGCATTTGCTGGTGGAGCTGCGATGAGTCAAGCAGTAACTTTAGTGCAAGAGTGTTTAACAGAACTGAAAAATCAAAAGCATTGA
- a CDS encoding alanine/glycine:cation symporter family protein: protein MEQLVEWLVGQVWSIGLVVFALGAGVYFTIATRFLQIRYFKEMIKLLFEGKSSETGISSFQAFCLALSGRVGIGNIAGVATAIAFGGPGAVFWMWVMALLGAASAFVESTLSQIYKSKVENEYRGGTPYFIEKGLNMKWFAVIVAVVVTLSYGVLLPGIQSSSIAVGFENSNGISKYITGILLVVLLAAIIFGGVKRIAGVSQMLVPFMAIGYVIVTCIVLIANVKEIPSMFALIFSSAFGVNEMFGGIVGAAIAWGVKCAVFSNVAGVGEATYSSAAAEVSHPAKQGLVQAFSVYIDTIVVCTATALMILITGMYNVIPEGKSAIVKNIGNVDAGPIYTQQAVETVMTGFGPLFISIAIFFFAFTTLLAYYYIAETTLTYLDRELKHSWLKPVLKIGFLIMVYIGSVESASLLWNLGDLGIGSMAWLNLIAILLLSKIALKVLKDYETQKKEGKDPVFDPKNVGIEGLTFWEERSKEVARKNSKEQAVVDDSLKL, encoded by the coding sequence ATGGAGCAATTAGTAGAGTGGTTAGTAGGGCAAGTGTGGAGTATTGGTTTAGTTGTTTTCGCGTTAGGAGCAGGTGTGTATTTTACAATTGCAACTCGTTTTCTTCAAATTCGTTATTTTAAAGAGATGATTAAACTATTATTTGAAGGGAAGAGCTCAGAAACGGGAATATCATCCTTTCAAGCATTTTGTTTAGCTTTATCAGGCAGGGTTGGAATAGGTAATATTGCAGGGGTCGCGACAGCTATCGCTTTTGGCGGGCCTGGAGCTGTATTTTGGATGTGGGTAATGGCTCTTTTAGGAGCAGCTAGTGCCTTTGTCGAATCAACATTATCTCAAATATATAAAAGTAAAGTTGAAAATGAATATCGCGGTGGTACACCGTATTTCATTGAAAAAGGCTTAAACATGAAATGGTTTGCAGTCATTGTAGCGGTCGTTGTAACACTTTCATATGGTGTTTTATTACCAGGTATTCAATCTAGTAGTATCGCAGTTGGATTCGAAAACTCTAATGGGATTAGCAAATATATAACTGGTATCTTGTTAGTTGTATTATTAGCAGCAATTATTTTTGGTGGCGTAAAGAGAATTGCTGGCGTTTCTCAAATGCTCGTTCCATTTATGGCAATTGGTTATGTAATTGTTACATGTATCGTATTAATTGCGAATGTAAAAGAAATCCCAAGTATGTTCGCTTTAATTTTCTCAAGTGCTTTTGGTGTGAATGAAATGTTTGGTGGAATCGTCGGTGCAGCAATCGCGTGGGGCGTAAAGTGCGCTGTATTTTCTAACGTTGCTGGCGTTGGAGAAGCGACGTATAGTTCGGCCGCGGCTGAAGTATCTCATCCAGCAAAACAAGGGTTAGTTCAAGCGTTTTCTGTATACATTGATACAATTGTCGTATGTACAGCGACAGCTCTTATGATCTTAATAACAGGTATGTATAATGTTATACCTGAAGGGAAAAGCGCTATCGTAAAGAATATAGGGAATGTTGATGCGGGTCCAATTTATACACAACAAGCAGTTGAAACTGTTATGACAGGGTTTGGTCCATTATTCATTTCAATCGCAATTTTCTTCTTCGCATTTACAACATTACTTGCATACTACTATATCGCTGAAACGACACTTACTTATTTAGACCGTGAACTTAAGCATAGTTGGTTAAAACCAGTTTTGAAAATTGGATTTTTAATTATGGTTTACATCGGTAGTGTAGAATCAGCATCGCTTTTATGGAATCTTGGAGATTTAGGAATCGGTAGTATGGCATGGTTAAACTTAATCGCGATTCTACTATTAAGTAAAATCGCATTAAAAGTGTTAAAAGATTATGAAACGCAGAAAAAAGAAGGGAAAGATCCCGTGTTTGATCCTAAAAATGTGGGAATTGAAGGTTTAACATTTTGGGAAGAAAGAAGTAAAGAGGTTGCAAGAAAAAACTCAAAAGAACAAGCGGTAGTGGATGATAGTCTGAAATTGTAG
- a CDS encoding aldehyde dehydrogenase family protein, whose amino-acid sequence MLTTNIELKPKVKAFLDEEIKMFINGEFVPSISGKTFETYNPATEDVLAVVYEAQEEDIDVAVKAARSAFESGPWVEMTTAERAHLIYKLADLIEEHGEELAQLEALDNGKPYQVALDDDIAATVENYRYYAGWATKIIGQTIPISKDYLNYTRHEPVGVVGQIIPWNFPLVMSSWKMGAALATGCTIVLKPAEQTPLSLLYTAKLFKEAGFPNGVVNFVPGFGPEAGAAIVNHHDIDKVAFTGSTVTGKYIMRQSAETIKHVTLELGGKSPNIILEDADLEEAINGAFQGIMYNHGQNCSAGSRVFVHRKHYETVVNELVKMANNVKLGAGMEKDTEMGPLVSKKQQERVLHYIEQGKAEGATVAAGGERAFEKGYFVQPTVFTDVTDDMTIVKEEIFGPVVVVLPFDSTEEVIERANRSSYGLAAGVWTQNIKTGHQVANKLKAGTVWINDYNLENAAAPFGGFKQSGIGRELGSYALDNYTEVKSVWVNIK is encoded by the coding sequence ATGTTAACGACAAATATTGAGTTGAAACCAAAAGTGAAAGCGTTTTTAGATGAAGAGATTAAAATGTTTATTAATGGTGAATTTGTTCCTTCTATTAGTGGAAAGACGTTTGAAACATATAATCCAGCAACAGAAGATGTTCTTGCAGTTGTTTATGAAGCACAAGAAGAGGATATTGATGTGGCAGTAAAAGCGGCGAGATCTGCATTTGAATCAGGACCTTGGGTGGAAATGACTACTGCTGAAAGAGCACATCTTATTTATAAATTAGCAGACTTAATTGAAGAGCATGGAGAAGAATTAGCACAGCTAGAAGCTTTAGATAATGGAAAACCATATCAAGTAGCACTTGATGATGATATTGCAGCGACTGTAGAAAATTATCGCTATTATGCAGGATGGGCTACAAAAATTATCGGGCAAACCATTCCGATTTCAAAAGATTACTTAAATTACACACGCCATGAACCTGTTGGCGTTGTAGGGCAAATTATTCCTTGGAATTTTCCGCTCGTTATGTCTTCTTGGAAAATGGGAGCTGCGCTAGCAACAGGTTGTACGATCGTATTAAAACCAGCAGAACAAACTCCTTTATCTTTATTATATACAGCGAAGCTCTTTAAAGAGGCTGGTTTTCCAAACGGTGTTGTAAACTTTGTTCCAGGGTTTGGTCCTGAAGCAGGAGCTGCAATTGTAAACCATCATGATATTGATAAAGTAGCCTTTACGGGTTCAACAGTTACTGGAAAATATATTATGCGTCAATCTGCAGAAACAATTAAACATGTAACGTTAGAACTGGGTGGTAAATCACCAAATATCATTTTAGAAGACGCTGATTTAGAAGAAGCGATTAACGGTGCATTCCAAGGTATTATGTATAATCACGGTCAAAATTGTAGTGCTGGATCTCGCGTGTTCGTTCACCGAAAACATTACGAAACAGTCGTAAATGAACTTGTGAAAATGGCGAATAACGTGAAACTTGGAGCAGGTATGGAGAAGGACACGGAAATGGGTCCACTCGTATCTAAAAAGCAACAAGAGCGTGTGCTACATTACATTGAACAAGGAAAAGCTGAAGGCGCTACTGTTGCTGCTGGTGGTGAACGTGCATTTGAAAAAGGTTATTTTGTACAGCCAACAGTATTCACAGATGTTACGGACGATATGACGATAGTTAAGGAAGAAATCTTCGGTCCTGTTGTCGTTGTACTTCCATTTGATTCGACGGAAGAAGTAATTGAAAGAGCAAATCGTTCGTCATATGGACTTGCAGCGGGCGTATGGACACAAAATATTAAAACAGGACATCAAGTTGCCAATAAGTTAAAGGCAGGAACAGTATGGATTAATGATTATAACTTAGAAAATGCAGCGGCACCATTTGGTGGGTTTAAACAATCTGGTATCGGCCGTGAGTTAGGTTCATATGCACTTGATAATTACACAGAAGTGAAAAGTGTTTGGGTAAATATAAAGTAA
- the dapA gene encoding 4-hydroxy-tetrahydrodipicolinate synthase, which yields MKIIKGAFPVLITPMDEFQEINWNGVKQNVNYFIEQKVAGIIINGSTGEFVSLSKEERFKMVETVLKEVNGRIPVIVGTAAETTKETIEFTKHAETHGADCALIINSYYCKPKEEEIYFHFKEISNAVNIPIMLYNNPFTSGVDMSTELMLRIGKDCENVTHIKESSGDIRKARDLVRQGEGAFQVFCGSEDLVMESYLVGATGWVSVAGNVVPGLVTKMYEHFQNGELEKAWEINDAILPLCEFLEGSGKYVQIVKRSMELQGQAGGPSRYPRLGLTEEEDQKLQAIISKIAAHAAV from the coding sequence ATGAAAATAATTAAAGGGGCATTTCCAGTATTAATCACACCGATGGATGAGTTTCAAGAAATTAATTGGAACGGTGTAAAACAAAACGTAAACTACTTTATTGAGCAAAAAGTGGCTGGCATTATTATAAACGGAAGCACAGGAGAGTTTGTTAGTTTGTCAAAAGAAGAACGATTTAAAATGGTAGAAACAGTATTAAAAGAAGTTAATGGCCGTATTCCGGTTATTGTTGGAACTGCAGCAGAAACGACGAAAGAAACGATTGAATTTACAAAACATGCAGAAACGCACGGAGCGGACTGCGCATTAATTATTAACTCATACTATTGTAAGCCAAAAGAAGAGGAAATTTATTTTCACTTTAAAGAAATCTCAAATGCTGTAAATATACCAATTATGTTATATAATAACCCGTTTACATCTGGTGTTGATATGAGTACAGAACTCATGCTACGTATCGGGAAAGACTGTGAAAATGTTACACATATTAAAGAATCTAGCGGAGATATTCGAAAAGCAAGAGATTTAGTAAGACAAGGCGAAGGTGCTTTTCAAGTCTTCTGCGGATCTGAAGATTTAGTTATGGAATCTTATTTAGTTGGTGCGACGGGATGGGTTTCAGTAGCAGGAAATGTCGTACCGGGACTTGTTACGAAAATGTATGAGCATTTTCAAAATGGTGAATTAGAAAAAGCTTGGGAAATAAACGATGCAATTTTACCTCTTTGTGAGTTCCTGGAGGGATCAGGGAAATATGTGCAAATCGTGAAACGTTCTATGGAATTACAGGGGCAAGCTGGGGGACCTTCTCGTTATCCAAGACTTGGGTTAACTGAAGAAGAAGATCAAAAACTTCAAGCGATTATTTCAAAAATTGCAGCTCATGCAGCTGTTTAA
- a CDS encoding proline racemase family protein: MNIQKMYTAVDVHVNGEAFRVIKDVPCKYYYNLEQLNEQFSSELAEEMQLLLNEPRGFIGLNGCIVVPSIHTEVDAAVLFFNHEGSIPLHYGGIVAVITMLLESGYLKKRETNQYKIETLSGIFSVHAYVENDEVVSVSFESKLCYLIEKNLQVGNISYSLIQADKVYAVVEKGAYSPEICIENISELKKWGEVTLQTIQKQLLINRLILVDSSQKEKNHIKSITFHEDNFIVRSPGFVSTIVSYVHALFKNDYTADKPFINESIFNSFITVEKVKREETGYIFRFESRGFITGVQTFLLDPTDPFPAGFLLK, from the coding sequence ATGAACATTCAAAAAATGTATACAGCAGTAGACGTACACGTAAATGGCGAGGCATTCCGTGTAATAAAAGATGTACCATGCAAGTACTACTACAATTTAGAGCAATTAAACGAACAATTTTCAAGTGAATTAGCAGAAGAAATGCAACTTTTATTAAATGAACCGCGTGGTTTTATCGGTTTAAACGGATGTATCGTCGTTCCTTCTATTCATACGGAAGTTGATGCAGCTGTATTATTTTTTAATCACGAAGGGTCAATTCCTCTCCATTACGGAGGTATTGTCGCAGTCATAACGATGTTACTAGAAAGCGGCTATTTAAAAAAGAGAGAGACGAATCAATACAAAATCGAAACGTTATCTGGCATATTTTCAGTCCATGCGTATGTAGAGAATGATGAAGTTGTATCTGTTTCGTTTGAAAGTAAACTATGTTATTTGATTGAGAAAAATTTACAGGTTGGTAATATAAGTTACTCTCTTATACAGGCAGATAAAGTATACGCAGTTGTAGAAAAAGGTGCGTATTCTCCAGAAATTTGTATTGAAAACATTTCTGAGTTGAAAAAATGGGGAGAAGTTACACTCCAAACTATACAAAAACAGTTGTTAATAAACAGGCTTATTTTAGTAGATTCTTCGCAAAAAGAAAAGAACCATATAAAGTCGATTACCTTTCATGAAGATAACTTTATCGTACGATCGCCAGGTTTTGTTTCTACTATTGTGTCTTATGTTCATGCGTTATTTAAAAATGACTATACAGCGGATAAACCTTTTATAAATGAAAGTATATTTAATAGCTTTATAACAGTTGAAAAAGTGAAAAGGGAAGAAACGGGTTACATTTTCCGTTTTGAAAGTAGAGGTTTTATTACAGGGGTGCAGACATTTCTACTAGACCCTACAGATCCATTTCCAGCAGGATTTTTATTAAAATAA
- a CDS encoding proline racemase family protein yields MRTQKVFTTIDTHTGGNPTRTLISGLPKLLGETMAEKMLHMKKEYDWIRKLLMNEPRGHDVMSGALLTDPCHPDADIGVIYIETGGYLPMCGHDTIGVCTALIESGLIPVVEPITSLKLDTPAGLVEVDIFVRDGKAKEVSFCNIPAFILKHITVDVENIGTVEADIAYGGNFYAIIDAKSVGLELVPEHASTIIDKAIHIRNIINERFEIIHPEYSFIRGLTHVEFYTDPTHESAHVKNTVVVPPGGIDRSPCGTGTSAKLAVLYANQKIEMNEEFVHESIVGSLFKGCVINTTNVANMEAVVTKITGSAWLMGMHRFFYNEKDPLKEGFLLIPPMEHETEDVK; encoded by the coding sequence ATGAGGACACAAAAAGTCTTTACGACGATTGATACACATACGGGTGGGAATCCAACGAGAACATTGATTAGCGGACTACCTAAGTTACTTGGAGAGACGATGGCAGAGAAAATGTTACATATGAAAAAGGAGTATGACTGGATTCGCAAATTGTTAATGAATGAACCGCGTGGTCATGATGTAATGTCCGGAGCACTATTAACAGATCCATGTCACCCTGATGCCGATATTGGTGTTATATACATAGAGACAGGCGGATATTTACCAATGTGTGGTCACGATACAATTGGTGTATGTACAGCTTTAATTGAATCAGGTTTAATTCCGGTAGTTGAACCGATTACTTCGTTAAAGCTAGATACGCCAGCTGGCTTAGTTGAAGTGGATATCTTTGTTCGAGATGGAAAAGCGAAAGAAGTCTCCTTTTGTAACATACCAGCTTTTATACTGAAACATATCACGGTAGACGTCGAGAACATTGGAACTGTAGAGGCTGATATTGCGTATGGAGGGAACTTTTATGCCATTATCGATGCGAAATCAGTAGGGTTAGAGTTAGTACCGGAACATGCATCTACAATTATCGATAAGGCAATTCATATTAGAAATATCATTAATGAGAGATTTGAAATCATTCATCCAGAGTATTCGTTTATTAGAGGATTAACCCATGTGGAGTTTTATACAGATCCTACCCATGAAAGTGCACATGTAAAAAACACAGTTGTCGTTCCGCCTGGAGGAATTGATCGATCTCCATGTGGTACAGGAACATCAGCGAAGTTAGCTGTATTATACGCAAACCAAAAAATTGAAATGAATGAAGAGTTTGTTCATGAGAGTATTGTTGGTTCTTTATTTAAAGGGTGCGTTATAAATACGACAAATGTTGCAAATATGGAAGCTGTCGTAACGAAAATTACAGGTTCAGCTTGGCTTATGGGGATGCATAGATTTTTTTACAATGAAAAGGATCCACTGAAAGAAGGATTTTTGCTAATTCCGCCGATGGAACATGAAACGGAGGATGTAAAATGA
- a CDS encoding NAD(P)/FAD-dependent oxidoreductase codes for MRHCDVLIIGGGIIGCSIAYYTSKYGRDVTIIEKGEFVSGTSSRCDGNILAIDKDPRFDSQMSLVSQKLVTDLSEELEHSFEYRAPGSILVCESDEEMEAAQQWVNRQKEAGLPFRMLDRQDIRAESPFFADDLLGGLECATDSTVNPYLLAFSLLAESKKYGTKAFNHTEVKEMKRDKDGSFIVETTNKTFTAKQVVNAAGVWAPKIGQMLDVNIPIEPRKGHIIVASRQQHVGCRKVMEFGYLISKFGGKRKVDALTEKYGVALVFEPTESQNFLIGSSREFVGFHTKINNEVIKCIANRAIRFYPKMADMMVIRSYAGLRPWTEDHLPIISRVEHIPNYFIAAGHEGDGISLAAVTGKVIEELLNEKETIIPIEPLRLSRFTERVLNG; via the coding sequence GTGAGGCACTGCGACGTTTTAATAATTGGCGGTGGTATTATTGGCTGCTCGATCGCTTATTACACTTCAAAATACGGAAGAGACGTAACAATCATTGAAAAAGGAGAATTTGTCAGCGGGACGTCTTCACGCTGTGATGGAAATATTTTGGCTATTGATAAAGACCCGAGGTTTGATAGTCAAATGTCGTTAGTAAGTCAAAAATTAGTAACGGATTTAAGTGAAGAGTTAGAGCACTCATTTGAATATAGGGCGCCAGGAAGTATTCTCGTATGTGAGTCAGACGAAGAAATGGAAGCAGCGCAGCAATGGGTGAATCGTCAAAAAGAAGCGGGTTTACCGTTTCGAATGCTTGATAGGCAAGATATAAGAGCGGAATCGCCATTCTTTGCAGATGATTTATTAGGCGGGTTAGAATGCGCAACAGATTCGACTGTAAATCCATATCTTCTTGCTTTTTCACTTCTTGCAGAATCGAAGAAATATGGTACGAAGGCTTTTAATCATACGGAAGTAAAAGAAATGAAAAGAGATAAAGACGGTTCCTTTATTGTAGAAACGACAAATAAGACGTTTACTGCGAAGCAAGTGGTGAACGCAGCGGGTGTGTGGGCTCCGAAAATCGGACAAATGTTGGATGTAAATATCCCCATTGAACCGAGAAAAGGGCATATTATTGTAGCTTCAAGGCAACAACACGTTGGTTGTCGTAAAGTTATGGAATTTGGTTATTTAATTTCTAAATTTGGTGGAAAACGAAAAGTGGATGCTTTAACTGAAAAATATGGAGTAGCTCTCGTATTTGAGCCGACAGAAAGCCAAAATTTTTTAATTGGTAGTAGTAGAGAGTTTGTAGGGTTTCATACGAAGATAAACAACGAGGTTATTAAATGTATTGCGAATAGAGCAATTCGTTTTTATCCGAAAATGGCGGATATGATGGTGATTCGTTCATATGCTGGATTACGCCCGTGGACAGAAGATCATTTGCCGATTATTTCACGTGTGGAACATATCCCGAATTACTTTATTGCAGCAGGGCATGAAGGGGATGGCATTAGTCTTGCCGCGGTTACAGGGAAAGTGATTGAAGAGTTATTAAATGAAAAAGAAACAATCATTCCTATTGAACCACTTCGTTTGAGTCGTTTTACAGAAAGGGTGTTAAACGGATGA
- a CDS encoding sigma-54 interaction domain-containing protein: MAFSFPTIKEFLKTLSIDHTYSTQHIEQVDEKFYYRPSTTEEYNCAVIYEDDSFTTLIDGVSNELAVIIMNRNKEPICSITAQQIIPFLVKSYNELQSFYNTVIQTTDSSVTVIDDKERVRTWTDGAEKIFSVKHNEIIGQPITRFFDYKDLEILQSLHDGKSIIAQFHQPRPDLFVLINSNPVYCNDEIIGAVVSETDVTNQVALNEKLFNMSHEMHRLEQEVAKYKDESDPFLAMNGKSPVIQRTIQLARKVCSVKSTVLILGESGVGKEVFAKAIHDASEAAKAPFISINCGAIPEALFESELFGYERGAFSGANSKGKKGKIELAQGGTLFLDEIGEMPLDMQVKLLRVLQERKYYRVGGEKEIHIDFRIIAATNRDLQEEMKKGTFREDLYYRLNVVSLHIPPLRERREDIIELTYSFLNDFSINYNRPIRDLPSSIMHELLHYNWPGNIRELRNVVERLVVFATDGIIKQEYLPFHTTETLEEHSAHSLLLSNNNTILSLQEEMEEHEKKVIERALRILNGNKLECAKQLGVTRATLYNRLKKLGLQ, encoded by the coding sequence ATGGCATTCTCATTTCCCACAATAAAAGAATTTCTAAAAACATTATCTATTGATCATACATATAGCACTCAACACATTGAACAAGTTGACGAAAAATTTTATTACCGACCTTCTACTACAGAAGAATATAATTGTGCAGTTATATATGAAGATGATTCGTTCACCACTTTAATTGACGGGGTTTCCAATGAACTAGCTGTTATCATAATGAACCGAAATAAAGAGCCTATATGCTCTATAACGGCACAGCAAATCATTCCGTTTCTTGTTAAGTCTTACAATGAACTCCAATCTTTTTATAACACCGTAATACAAACTACTGATTCTTCTGTTACAGTCATCGATGATAAAGAACGTGTCCGTACTTGGACAGATGGCGCCGAAAAGATTTTTTCAGTCAAGCATAATGAAATTATCGGGCAACCTATCACTCGCTTTTTTGACTATAAAGATTTGGAAATTTTGCAATCATTACATGACGGAAAAAGCATAATCGCTCAGTTCCATCAACCTCGGCCTGATCTGTTCGTATTAATTAATTCAAACCCAGTTTATTGTAACGATGAAATTATAGGAGCAGTTGTCTCTGAAACTGATGTTACGAATCAAGTCGCTTTAAATGAAAAACTATTTAATATGTCACATGAAATGCACCGTTTAGAACAAGAGGTCGCAAAGTATAAAGATGAATCAGACCCTTTCCTTGCGATGAATGGAAAGAGCCCTGTTATACAAAGAACGATACAATTAGCTAGAAAAGTTTGTTCGGTGAAATCAACTGTTTTAATACTCGGCGAAAGTGGTGTTGGAAAAGAAGTATTTGCGAAAGCAATTCATGATGCAAGTGAAGCAGCTAAAGCTCCGTTCATTTCAATTAACTGCGGCGCAATTCCAGAAGCATTATTTGAAAGTGAATTATTCGGCTATGAGCGCGGGGCGTTTTCTGGTGCAAATAGCAAAGGGAAAAAGGGTAAAATAGAGCTCGCGCAAGGCGGCACATTATTCCTTGATGAAATAGGCGAAATGCCGCTCGATATGCAAGTAAAACTTTTACGTGTACTACAAGAAAGAAAATATTACCGAGTTGGCGGAGAAAAAGAGATTCATATTGATTTCCGTATTATCGCTGCTACAAATCGTGATTTACAAGAAGAAATGAAAAAAGGCACGTTCCGAGAAGATTTATACTATCGTCTAAATGTCGTTAGCTTGCATATTCCACCGCTGCGGGAAAGACGCGAAGATATCATTGAATTAACCTACTCTTTCTTAAACGATTTTTCAATCAACTATAACAGACCAATTCGCGACTTACCGTCCAGCATTATGCATGAACTGCTTCATTACAATTGGCCAGGTAATATTCGCGAGCTCCGTAACGTTGTTGAAAGACTTGTTGTATTTGCGACTGACGGTATTATAAAACAAGAATATTTACCATTTCATACAACTGAAACTTTAGAGGAACATTCGGCTCATTCCCTATTACTCAGCAACAATAATACAATCCTCTCTTTACAAGAAGAGATGGAGGAACATGAGAAAAAAGTCATTGAGAGGGCTTTACGCATTTTGAATGGGAATAAATTAGAATGTGCGAAACAGCTTGGTGTTACGAGGGCCACTTTATATAACCGTTTAAAAAAACTTGGATTACAATAA
- a CDS encoding (2Fe-2S)-binding protein has protein sequence MSRITHHPILGSLNNSNHITFQFNGQQYEAYEHETIAAALLANGIRTLRVHEDNGTPRGIYCNIGHCSECRVTVNNQANVRACLTVVENGMVVDSGKQHPNIVREMVKKR, from the coding sequence ATGAGTAGAATTACACATCACCCTATTTTAGGAAGTTTAAATAATAGCAATCACATCACTTTTCAATTTAACGGTCAACAATATGAAGCATATGAACATGAAACGATTGCGGCCGCTTTACTTGCAAACGGAATAAGAACATTAAGAGTGCACGAAGATAACGGGACGCCGCGAGGTATTTACTGTAATATCGGACATTGTTCTGAATGCCGCGTCACTGTAAACAATCAAGCAAACGTACGAGCATGCTTAACTGTTGTAGAAAACGGTATGGTTGTTGATAGTGGTAAACAGCATCCAAATATCGTTAGAGAGATGGTGAAAAAGCGATGA